In Magnetococcales bacterium, the genomic stretch GGGCGTCGAAGGTCTCTTTCAGGGCCAGTTTCAGGCCCGCTTCGCCATCATGGCGGCACAGGCATTCAAAGCCTTCGGCCTGGAGATACAAAGAGAGCATGTGACACAGTTCGTGATCATCATCGACGAGCAGCAGGCGGGTGGTCATTGCGGGACTCCAACCGGATCGAATTGCCCAGCATAAACGCATTGAGGGCATGGCGGAACATTATGGTAACCTGCATCCTGCGGATTGGAAGTGAACTTTACACTTCTTGACTCAATTTGGACACATCCTTACAACGATATGGCGTAGTCTCTTCAATCGTGATGTGGATGAACCGCATTCGGTCCGGATGCGGGAACCTCAATGATCAGGAGAGCGGGGCATGAATGGGATATCGATGGGTGGCATGACGAGTATGGGCGGCATGGGCGGCATGAAGGGTGCGGGTCCGATGGGCAAGCCTCCCACAGCGGCCACCCTGATGAAAAAGATGGACCAGAATGCGGATGGATATCTGGAAATCAGCGAGGCCAAGGGGCCTTTGGCGGAACAGTTCGCCACCTCCGACAGCAACAGCGATGGCAAGATTTCCGGCGAAGAGTTGCAGTCGGCCATGGAGACCTTCCAAAGCCAGATGAAGGCCAAGACCGGCACGGGACAAGGGGCTCATGGTCCCCATGGTCCGCCTCCCTCGGCGCAGGATCTGATCTCCAAGATGGACCAGGACGAGGATGGCTCCATCGGCGTCGATGAGGCCGAAGGTCCGCTTTCCGAGCGGTTCGACGCGGCGGATACCAACAAGGATGGTAAGGTCTCCCTGGAGGAGTTGCAGGCCGATATGAAGGCCTTCCAGGCCGAAGGACATCCCCCGCCCGGAGCCATGGGTGCCGGTGGCGCCAATGGCTCTTCCACCTCGGCCCAGTCCCTGATCGATGCCATGGACCAAAATGGGGATGGCAAGGTGGGCAGTGATGAACTGCAATTGGTGCTGGATGCGATGAAGTCCGGCGGGCAGAGCGGTTCGGGTTCCTC encodes the following:
- a CDS encoding EF-hand domain-containing protein, with the translated sequence MNGISMGGMTSMGGMGGMKGAGPMGKPPTAATLMKKMDQNADGYLEISEAKGPLAEQFATSDSNSDGKISGEELQSAMETFQSQMKAKTGTGQGAHGPHGPPPSAQDLISKMDQDEDGSIGVDEAEGPLSERFDAADTNKDGKVSLEELQADMKAFQAEGHPPPGAMGAGGANGSSTSAQSLIDAMDQNGDGKVGSDELQLVLDAMKSGGQSGSGSSGSSDLADAVTPFGLVQYMLAATTQRHHNDESHTSSLSLTA